The sequence tggatggacttccatcgatttgggtcccgcgtatccactggtatttcggtatgtgagccacctcctgaagcgacggcacagcttGCTACATAACagagcccggtctgtctttgttatctgatccttgacctcgagttttagggagttcacttgcatgcatgtaaactcatactctcgtgctgagcgttttattctcacgtctcgtactctgtatttctggacaccctattccatggggcaggtttgcgattggacgaggcaggtggatccaagaggggatagacagtggttggccagctggagcttcgtctaggtttttattccgTTGTATTGGGTGGATacaactttcgatttggttgtataaactattcggatatttacagattccttttcttgggattgtataattgtttatggtttccgtagtttaattctgatttactgtttgattaagttaattgcatgcctaagttctgttttgtaggtgatctcggtaagggtcactacatagctccactggcctagactccaagcctacaagCCCACTCTACTGCGACTACAATGCAAacacccatgcatcattaaataagctctaaaagctttaactaagctatttcatactcctaaatagttttaggaagccaaagctataacTACGTCCGTCGTCAACCCTTTGCTGCCGCTTgactcaaaactaggccacagctccgctacgacgcctggatcgctatgccacttccggattcccaaggacgcctagaatttcctagatctaagttagaagtctaaggaatcgagagaaaaaagaggagaggtgcgagtgaaATGAAgttcggaccctctatttatagacggagttcggaccgtccgaaccccgTTCGGAGGCTCTGACACGATTGGAGCGTCGGATCCCGACATCGGGGCGTCCAAAGTCCCATCCGCACGTAAGcaatgatgtcaccttgctgacgtagacGATGATGAAAGCCCTGGCACTGATCGGACCATCCGCTCCTGCCGACGGACcgtccgatcatgttcggagcgtccaatcctcacttcggatcgtccgaacggtTTTGGATCCTCCGGTCCCCTTCTCGGGCCTTCTGATCTGTCCTGGCTTAATTTGCTTACTTTTCGTTAATTATTCCTTAATTACTTCATTTGGTTATGGGTTACTACATGAACAAGAGtagaataattcaaataaattgaGAAAACTGAATATATTAAGGTATTGATACAAATGTACGATGAATCCCCTCAAGTTCCCTGACATTACACGTGGATTTCATTAATAGGAGATGAAAATTTTTAGAAAGCGTAAAGTAATTTTAAGCAGGATAAAGTAAGTGGATAAAGAATAAAGGGTTCATCTAATTTGATGTGGACTAACTGAGTTGTTAAATTATCAACGTAAATGATAAGATCAGTTTGCCCAAAAATTTCAGTTGATCAACTTTAGTTCAATAACTAGACTGAGTTAGTTGATCAGTCTAGTGTCGAAACATCAATTGAGTCTTCTAAGTTTGAGAGCAACTGACGGTTGGCTTATCAGTTAATCTTTTAACAACTAAGGATTCCCCCCTGATTTAATGCTCAGGATAAATCAATAAATCTTAGAAAATATCTAAAGTAAAAAAACTTAGTCTCTGAAAGTTGTTTTGTGAAGATATCCGCTGCTTGTTGTCCGTCGAAATGTATTCCAAGTGAATGTCTTTCTTTAATGCATGATCAAGAAtgaagtgatgcctgacatcgaTGTACTTCGTTCTTGAGTGAAGAATAGGATTATATGTAAATGCGATTGTGCTGGTGTTGTCACAGAAGATTGGTGACTCTTTAGCCTCAATCCCATAATCTCTGAACTGTTGTTGCATCCAGAGCAGTTGATCACACCAACTGTCTGCGGTAAGATaatctgcttcagtggtggaggTGGCAATGAACATTTGTTTCTTGCTAAACCAAGAGATCAGAGGGTCTCTCAGAAACTAACATGATCGACTTATGCTCTTTCTGTCCAATTTACACCCCGTACAGTCTGTATCTGAATAGAAAACTAAGTTGAAAAGGTTATCTTTAGCATACCATAATCCAACATTTAGAGTTCTTTAAGATATTTCAAGATTTGGTTGGCAGCTAAGTAATGAGATAGTTTTGGGTCAGACTAAAACCTAGCACAAAGGCAAACTTcaaatacaatatcaggtctaCTAGCAGTTAGATAGAGAAATGACCCTATTAGACCTCGATATATGGTTACCTCAACTGAATTTTCCCCTtcatctttgtcaagtttaatTGATGAACTCATCGGCGTAGTAGCAGCTAAGaaattttccatatcaaacttcttGAGAAGTTCTTTAGTGTATTTGGTTTGACTGATGAATGTCCAATTCTCCAACTGTTTGACTTGCAGACTGAGAAAGAATGTCAGTTCAActatcatgctcatctcaaatatGTCCTGCATTAACTTAGAAAACTTCTTACATAGTTTGGgattagttgacccaaatataatatcgTCAACATAAATCTGAATAGAAGGGTATGATCATCCTTTGTGAATTTAAACAAAGTTTTATTTACTGTGCCTATGGTAAAATCGTGTTCAAGTAAAAGTTTGGTTAGAGTGTAATTCCAAGCTCTCGGAGCCTGTTTCAGTCCATATAGAGCTTTATTTAGATGATAGACATGGTCAAGAAACCGATGATTTACAAAGCCAGGAGGTTGCTCAACGAAGAATTCTTTTTGAAGATTTCCATTGAGGAAgacactcttaacatccatttgatacaCCTTGAAGTCTTTGAAGGATGCATAGGAAATGAACATACTAATGGCTTCCAGTCTAGCTACTGGAGCATAAGTTTCGTCATAATCAATTCCTTCTTCTTTCCTATAATCTTAAGCAACTAATCTTGCTTTGTTTCTTATCACGGTTCCATTTTCACTAAGCTTATTCATGTACACCCATCGAGTACCTATGACAGTTTGATGAGAGGGCCTTGGAACTAAGTTCTAGACTGAGTTTCTAGGAAACTGATTGAGCTAATCTGGAATGTCTTCAATCCACCTACTATCGGTTAGTGCACCATCAATTTTATTTGGTTCTATTTGAGATATAAAAGTGGCATGTAAAAATCTTGTTCCAAATGGATCTGCTAGATTCAGTTGCACTGACTGAGTTTGAACCTTTGATTGTTCTTAATTAGGTACAATCTCAGTGTCATGTCGATGTTCTTCTTGTGTCTCTGGTTGATGAAATTCCTCAAAATTCAACTGGTTCAGTTGGGTGATCCTCAATTTCATGGTCAACTGGATCATTACCCTCAACTGGTGGATCTAATAAATATGGTTCTTGAGATTGAAGTGTTCTTAACATTGACATGACATCCTCACTATCATCTTCCAGATTGATTTCTTGAAAGCGGTTGGTCAGTTGAGTAATATCAGTAGGCTTTTCTGAGAGAACTGTTTCATCAAAGGCAACATGCATGGTTTCTTCAACATTTAATGttcttttattaaaaactcgATAAGCCTTGCTAATGGAAGAATAACCAAGAAATATACCCTCATCTGGCTTTGCATCAAATGTAGTCAGATGATTTTTACAGTTGTTGTGAATATAGCACTTGCAACCAAACACCTTAAAGTAAGAGATAGTACTATGCTTGTCATTACACATCCATATGGCGTTTTCATATGCTTCTTATATATCATTTATCTGttctgagtatagcaagctgtgtttaCACCTTCTGCCCAAAACCACTTAGACACCCCAGAATCAGCCAGCATTGTTCTAGAAGCTTCTTTCAGAGTTCGATTTATcttttctgcaacaccattttgttgtggtgttctagATGCTGAGGACTCGTGTCCGATTCCATGATGTTCTAAAAATGAAGACAAATTTTGATCGACGAATTCAGTTCCCTTGTTACTCATGATTTTGTCAATcttgttttatttttcattgaaaatttttttgaaaatcttgATCAGTTGGGGAGTAGTTTGGTCTTTAGATTTTAGAAAAGTGACCCAGGTAAATCGAGAGTATTCATCAACAATCACAAGAGTATACTTCATTCCCCTTAAACTTATTACTGGGATAGGACCAAACAAGTCCATATGCAAAATTTCCAATCATCGGGTTGATGAATTACACCTTTTGTTTTTAAATGATAACCTAACTTGTTTCCCAAACTAACAAGCTGAGCATAATTTATTTTTAGGAAATTCGATTTTAGGCAGACTTGTTACTAATTCAAACTTACTCAGACTGACAATAGCTTTAAAATTTAGGTGGTTCAGTCTCTTGTGCCACAACCAATTGCGATTGAGATTGGAAGCTATGAGGCAAACTGGTTTGGTAAACTGAGCATTCCAGCAGACTTTGTAAGTGTTCACACCTGTTTCctgtcaaaattatattaacAGAAATATCTTTGAAAAGGCATGAGTTTTTCTTAAAATCAACTAAATTCTCATAGTCACACAATTGACTGATATGtatcaaattatatttcaaattcTCAACTAACAATACATCCTTAacaatgatgttaccatggataatcttacccttacccattgTTCTTCCCTGTGAGTTGTCATCAAAGGTGATCTTAGGTCCAGTACGCTTGGTTAGTTCGGATAGAAGTTGAGCATTTCCGTTCATATGTCTCGAGCAACCGCTATCCAGGTACCAAATTGCATTATGCGAGTCATCAAATCCTGTTACCTACATACACAGAGTTGAatgattttggtacccatatctatttgggtccacgaAGGATTAATAATTTAGATACCTAGATCTGGACTAGTTTCAATAACTTACTAGTTTCTGTATTCCTAAAAGTTTGTGCATATGTGCTCGAGGTCGTGGTGTGTGACAAGCAGTTGATACGAAGTGTTGTTTACCCTTTCCCACATCATTGAACTGCATGTATTCTTCTGAACAGGTCATCTGTTATAGTACTGGTTTCGATTTCCTTTCATTGGATTTATTTGATCCCTACTGATATGATTAGGGATCTTGTTTGGATCAACTTTAATATCCTCGGGAATGAACCCAATTCCAAACTTATTCTTGTTCGTTTGTTCGACTTGCCTTCCAACTTTAAGGATTGCTTTTCATAGCTTTCCAATGTTAATTTCCCATACTGGCTCTTACAAAGTGTATGTACTTACCTTTGCACATGCTCAGTTTTGGGAGAGTACTAGACTCACCAATCCAATCAGTTTTACCAAATCCTAGACCAATCTTGTCTCCTGAGGGTTTCTGTAAATCTTGCACTTCTGCCAGCATGCTTGAAGACTTACTCCATGAACTTACCAAATTAGTTAATATTTGATTTTCTGTTGTATGTTTCAACTAGTTTGTCTTTATCTGCTCATTCTCAGTCTTGAGTTTAGCAATATCTGTTTCAAGACTTATTTTCTCGACTGACTGTTCCTAGTTGGGCTCAGTCGAGGTATCTTGCAGATCATTTTGCCTTGTTTTGAATTTCTCGAAAGATATGGATAGTTTCTGGTACTCAACTGTCATTTCGTAAAGTGCAAGAATTAAATAATCTCGTGTAAATTCTTCAGAGTTAAATTCAAATACTTGTTCACTGGTAGATGCTATCTCGTGATCATTGGCCATTGTACAAGTGACTTCCTCCATCATCGCTTGAGCTCGAAGAGCAGTTGGACTCGTATGAATCACTATCAGTGTCTGCTCATTTGGCTTTGCTTTCTTCAGCAACTAGGGCTTCATGcttctccttggatggccgTTTGTCATCTCTAGGGCTTCTTCTCTTTTCGTAGGTTTTCTTCCCTTTCTCAATTGATCTCCGTTCATCTTTATTTGGTTTTGGACAGTCAGCTATGAAGTGTCATGTTTTTCCACAATTGAATAATGTTCTAGGTTCCTCAACTAAGTCCTTTTTTCTGATAATTTCTTCTGTAGGACCCTCCTTGATTATTCCTCATGAATTTCCCAAACTTCCTCAAGAACAGTGACATGAAGTCACTGCTCAATTTCTATGTTGTCTTCTCTGTAGATATTGATGTTTCTATCTTAACAACGGCTAGAGCTTTGGTCACCTGAGGAATAGGTTTATCTTCTTCTCTTGCTTTTAATTCAAATCTGTATGCCTTTAGGTCAGCAAACAGAATGTGAAGCTCAAGATTGTTCAAATCTTTTGATTCTCTCATCGCCATGGTTTTGACATCCCATTCTTTGGGAAGTCCTCTAATCACTTTTATAATCACTTCTTGGTTTGGGTATGTTTTTCTTAGAGTATTGAGTTCAATAATAATATTGCTAACTCGTTCATCGAACTCAGAAATTAATTCACTAGACTTCATCCTGATGTTATCAAACTTCTGTGTTTCCACAGACAGTTTGTTCTCCTTGGTCTGCTCGTTTCCCTCACATAACCAAATGAGTTTTTCCCATATTTCTTTTCATGTTTTACACATTTTGATCTTGCTAAATGTGTTTTTGGCAAGGGTTTTGTACAGGATATCTTTAGGCACATTGTCCAGGTTGGATTTCTTCTTGTCTTCTGTGGTCCACTCATTCTTTGGTTTTTCAATAAATTGTGGAGCTCCACCTGTGATTGCAATAGCAGTGTTGGCTTTGGTGATGGTAATGAgaccatcaataatgacataccACATTCATCATCCAAAGCATAAAGATGTGCTTGCATCCTtattttccagtcatcaaaaTCCTCTTTGGAGAACATTGGAATTTTGTTGAAGGAAGACATTTTGATAAAAAAAGTGTTCAAATACAAGAAAGATCATCGCTATGATACCACATGTTAGGATTGGTTGACTGTAGGGgtggggggtgaatacacttaaCAAAAATTATCTCAACCGATGGTGATAGAACTCAATCGGGTTAGCAACTAAATTCTTTGCTTTATTGAACTCGATGCAGATTGACAAAAAAGTATATGTGCGGAAGGATATCAAGGTGTATATTCTGAAAAATGAATATGAAAGTAGATGCGACAATAAACGAAATAAAGTAAActaaaagaaaaacaaagtcaaatgtttatggatgttcggatatTTTAAAACTTCTACGTCACCTCTTTTTTCTTCTCGGAAGGATAGcattagaagactttgaattttacaatagCTTACAAAACCTCACTCCAATACTAAGACTTATACACAGATGCATATCTCAACTAGAACTCCTAGTCAACCCAATACAAAATACAGTCCTCAACTGAATGTAATACACAGAGATTACAACTCGATTACAATTACACAAATTGATCCTTCAATGACCGAATGGAATATGAGAGTGTGTACTTCGAATTTCTTGATCAGTTTAGCTTGAAAGATTTTGAAAGCTTCTTAGAGAATGTGATAGCACGAGGGTTGAAGAGAACTTTTTTCAACTGATCGAAGTGTCTATTTATAGGCTTGGGTGCATGCCAATggttataaatttaaatatacatTGAAATCCTCAAATTTTTCCCGTTGCACTGTTTGTATATGTCTTGTCAACATTCTCTGCCAAAAGTACGCTCTGATAAGGCGGCGATCGTTTCAAATGTCCGTGTAGGTATAACTCTATCCGCTGAGGTAAACCGAGTGTCATTCTGATTAATATTCTCTGGGTATTTAATGATCTGGTTGTGAACTTCAGTTTAGTGATGATGGCAGTCTAGTTGCAGAGAGATAAAATGAGAATTTCAGCAACTGAGCACTTAGTCTCGGTAGGTAAACTGATAAAATGAGAATTTATGGTGTAATATATTTTGAGACGAGAGAacactatttatttattaattagctTATTTTTTGGTAAAACAAAATGAACAATAAAATCTTAATGATGTTCACAAAAATTAGCATGAGATCATATCAcagatcaattttgtgagacgtaTCTTCGATCTGACCcaaatcatgaaaaatattttttatgtataaaatattatttttctctgAAAAAATACCAATTATTTTAATCATATATTATGAAGAAGTATCATGTAGTATATGCTTGATTATAGAATCGAACAACTTGCTGTCTTTTGAGCCCTTCTGTATAAATCTATTTACTTTTTCTAATTTGGTCCTTATAAAGTTATACTTgctgaaataaaaatatcttccAGAATCTAGATTGCGTTGTCAAATACAAACTGATTATATGTTACACATGCATGTTAGAAAAACAATGCATATTGTGCTGAAACATCTAAAGTGATCAGTAAAGCTTGAGTAGTTAGATGAATGCAGATTGTACCCTGATAATGTACACAAAATTTCTCTACATCTTGAATACAAATCTGCTTTCTATTTCAACTATCTCGTATCAAGTTTGTTGGGTCACTCAAAACATACTTTGGCAGCTCGTATCTCGTGCCTTCTCCATCAAAGCAAACTGTCATATCAGGATTATGAGCTATGATCCCTGCATTGTCTAAGATTGCCCGAGCAACAGTTGGATCAGCTTCTGCAGCTTCTCTGAGTGCATCCCAAATTTCTGTCAAAtgcaaatgataatgataagATTTTAAAAATGGGATAAGAGTTCAACATTTTGTGAATTCATGGCTAAATTTACCTTTGGTACCACCATTGTGAGGAGCAGTGTGCCAAAACTCTTCTTGAAGCTGTATAAGCTGACTCTTTGTAAGTTTTTGTGGATGCTTCCAAGGTTTCGGCTTTCTAATATTTCCAACTCTTCCTGTAGTAAAGTCACAAATTGttatatttgttatattttgaaTCTAAAGTTCTGGTTGTTATAGCAAGCAAGCAACTGAAACTTAAAGAGAAATGTGTTTAAATTGAAGGAATCTCAACATCCTTACCTTTAGTTTGCTTGGATCCAGCACACCCCATGCTATAGAATCAAATTTAATTATGCTTTTATCTGTGGAGTTAGTAGAAAGTGCAGCAAGTGTTCTTGGAAACTGCATGAGAATTTAAGTTGATAAGGCCAAAATTTTCCAATTGTGAAGACATTGATTGAATTTGCTTCTAGTTGTGGAGTAGTTGGTTGGCTGTCATGTTTCACTCGTGAGAACAATTGTTAGTGTTATCTATCCGTCTCGGTTGAATTTGGGAAGCTTGTGAAGCAAACGAATTATGTTGTCGACATAATGTTGTAATTGCATTAAATAATATAAGTACTGTGCCACTTCTGTTTGATAAGAAATCTTAGCTCAACAAGGTCGGATTTACGAATTTTGAGTTGTGTATTTTAAGATACTAAATtagaatgaaaaaaatatttgatggcAATGGTCTAATACAAAGTAATCTTTTTATGTCATAGGTCGAGTaggtattttttaaaacaatctTACAAACTCTTATCTATGAGAAGGTTAGCACAACTTGTGAGTCcgtgacgtcccgtatttttaaacatttacatgaactaaaataaattgaaggaaaatttttcaaattcaaaatatataaatgaCAACTAAATTTTCGCATGACTCTAACGTGCATAAAAGATTTGAAACAAAATATGCAACCCTACAGACAATGGCCGGCTCTCAAACGGGCACGCCAAACTACTACTATAATAGCAAACCTGAACAGATAACTTTAAATCTTAAAAAGGTAGTCGAAAAGCGAGTgtcaataaaataaacttagtGCAGgcgaaaaataatttataaaacatTCGTGAAAACCAAACATAAACTataaaatgaaataatcaaCTAAAAAGGTTACAACTTAAAATCATTGGAACTCATCAACACGAGACCGCCGTCAAtgaaaatacttaaatctaactTCTTTAAAACTGAATTTCAAAGGTCGTGCATAAAAATAATGTAACAACAAAACGTGAGTAAACGTAATCAAAACTTCTTGCTAAAAGAAAAATGTCAGAGCTTCAAAATTGTCGTGACATGCAATGTCATCGCCCATTGGACTCTTTAGCCTTTCCACCAAAGCTTTTAAACATCTCAAATCTAACTGCACCAATCTTGTGTCTAAAGACTTAGCAAAAAACATACAGTACATAGCTACTacgcatttaaaataaatcgtcAAGATTTGAATGTACAACATTTGAACATAAACATCATGTAGTAAAtgacataaaattaaacttaactgaacataacataacataaaaatgtCATATAGTTGTGATGAAATATGTGCATTTGTGGCAACCGTCGTATGGGCACATGTTTTGCATCCGTGATTCTGATGGACAAGTCCTGAAACAATAATGTTAAATACGAGAAGCATACTAAGCTTTCATTACTCACAACCTTTCTGATACAAGATTTCTTCACATATTTTATTTTCGAATATTTCATTCCTCAAGCATTCACTGAAGCAGTGGGTTATTTCATTAGGAATCTTTCAAAGGTTGGTTTTGTTTTCTCGAGTGTGTGTGGTATGCAAATTCAGTTCAGAAGTAAGTGCGTTGTTTTGTTCATTTTTTTGAAAGACGTTGTTTTGTTAATTTCAATTACCTTTACATTTCAAAATTAAGTTTTTGCTCTCAGAAATAAGAAGCATTCGTTGAAGCAGTAGGTAATATCTCATTAGGAATTGGCCATAAGATATGAATGTGTTTGAATGAATAAAATACAAAAAAGGGGTCCTTCAATTATGGAGTCGTGTTGGAAAATATTTGCTGCAAATTATGCAAAACTTTAActaagtgtgttttaaaattataatatttggaAAATAAAGTAGCTAGGTAagctatttattattattaaattttttacgATATTTCTTTTGGTAGCATAATCTGAACGAattttttaaggaaaaaaaactaaatttagATTTAAGAATTATTCGTACTATATTTTGACACCATTTTTTGGAGTGAGACTAAGTAATGAAGATTGATGGACACTCGTTGTTTATTTGGATGACTTACTGGTAATACAAATACCTTTGTTGCGAATTAAATAAGTGACAAAGAGGATATTCCTTGAATTTTCTGATgaaatcaaaaatatatattagttAATAAATTAGTTAAGAAATTTAACAATTAGGGATCTAGCTTAGTTGGTAGCGCATTCACAGTTCTAGTGTATATGTAAACTAGATAGtctttttttagaaaatttattttattagacTACGTGATTTCATATTATTAGTATATGCTTTGATCAACTATTGTCATTAATTTTGTCAGGATGGCAACAAATCGAGGGTCAGAAGATCCCAGTGTGTTATATTTGCAAGCAACACATATTTCATCAACAGTTTCTACAGAAGTGTTGATGAGATACTTCGAGCCAAATGATCAGATAATCTCATttggaaattatatattgaCAATGGTTTGCACAGTCGTGTGATgtcatatttaaattatatggGGTTTTATGGAGTTTTGAAGTGTGGGTCTCGAATTTATGATAATCATTTGATTAATGCTCTGATTGAATGATGGCGACGTGAAACAACAAACACGTTCCATTTTAGATGTGGTGAAGCAACCATCACTTTACAGGATATTTCAATTATTTAAGGTCAGCCTATTGATGGTGAGCCAGTAACTGGTATATATGTTTCATACAAAGTTGAAGAGTGACAACATATATGTTTCAATTTGTTGGGATTTACGCCACTGGCATCGCATTTTAAAGGCGGTCACTTGTCGATGATCGCTTTAACGAATATTGCATGGCTGCACCTATTTATGATAATAGTCCAGAGATTGATATCGTAAAATATATCCGGTGTGTAGCAATAATGATTATCGGAGGAATTATGTTTCCAGATTATCAAGGAGGATATgttagactttttttttttcaactactCCGGGATATCGATCGCATCAAATCTTACAGTTGGGGAGGTGCAGTTTTGGCATTCTTATATCGTGAGTTATGCAATGCCACTCGTATAGAAAAATCTATAATAACTGGGTCTCTATATATCCTGCAGTatgaaatattttgattatctaATATCACATTtacatatttttaattttatttattattgatgACAGATATGTGCATGGAGTAGGATTAAATTTGTTAACTTTGACTTGAATGACTTATCTCTTATCGTGCCTCAAAATTCAACCGATGAAATATTTCATTTGCTCCTTATGGTACAcggtaatatttaaaaattattatcatAATATAAATTAGAACTACATTTTctcttatttttaataatattttttattgcagGTGGATAAATATGTTTAATTACACTCATTCACCGACacatgttgttagaattataaGAGATTGTTTTGATCGTATGACTAATGATGACAAGGTGTGTTATTGGATTCTGAAACTCTACAAtaatgaaattaatttttatatatttattaacattgatttttatttttattttgtagttTAACTGGATAGTTTACAACAAAGACGATCCAGAATCATTGATTCATACGATAATATAATCTGGCGATGCGTTTGTCCTCTGATTTTCTTTGAAATTGTGGAGATTCATCATCCAAACCGGGTGTTAAGGCAATTCAAAATGCGTCAATCTATTCCAAGGCCTTCAGTTGACAACGATGACGATAACAACATCAGTAGAATCGGTCATCGTAACATAGATTGGGGATAATATCATAAAAATGCTATAATTTTTTGGAATAGAAAATTGAATTTTGTTTCCCGAGGTGAACGACATGGCAGATCTAGGCAGActg comes from Henckelia pumila isolate YLH828 chromosome 4, ASM3356847v2, whole genome shotgun sequence and encodes:
- the LOC140894358 gene encoding uncharacterized protein, yielding MGCAGSKQTKGRVGNIRKPKPWKHPQKLTKSQLIQLQEEFWHTAPHNGGTKEIWDALREAAEADPTVARAILDNAGIIAHNPDMTVCFDGEGTRYELPKYVLSDPTNLIRDS